In Tachysurus fulvidraco isolate hzauxx_2018 chromosome 3, HZAU_PFXX_2.0, whole genome shotgun sequence, a single window of DNA contains:
- the phactr4b gene encoding phosphatase and actin regulator 4B isoform X4, with translation MADDECSHQHNSTGSEGGDSTPPPKRKGKLSTLGKIFKPWKWRKKKSSEKFKETSEVLERKMSMRRPREELIEQGVLKELPDNEADEAHGSKPPYVKNGHTLPVGGTIGSGSRGIESVRPTSELQFRVNPERRGRDPSDAERRAISSQDDCWRGGRVAVDEWKPSVGWQGEEIKHGGRIHTDTERKPGLIKAPSEDGRRTRPEVDWKPSLPRHSSAEEGRGRRESDSSHYIPDPETLRDTLREPLPPKQTIMTPKWLMSSTAECGTDVMQHTPVHSPATSFSTSGSSNSPSSSVPGATAKTLRMAPSAVASVPLGSSFTQSSTQGLMPAQHARQPPLPPPKPVNRTTNAAMLASTLQGGDPFPLYWSCWKREADYDVYLSLPVYLCRRAGGGRTAELTQVVGSANPAQAKPSPPMPPKRTTPVTKRHTENSTLSIASLPSMLSPEDRANIPGGFPLPPPPPSPPLPTHIPPSPPRGHPHQLFHQHSYPHPLPDPLPVHFDPPSPQEELPTRQAPVPLHIMIQRALISPGAALPHLDASHRAHSLLFETPPEYQGSRPLPVTIQPLKMAEDDYSDEEEEEEEDEEEEEEEEEDEDEPPPEHLPPPQIQPELEPRSRRCLVGDVNIRIMPEGSDSSEEEEREEDQQADESDSDGPVLYKEEESDEEDDSPPSSLASRVKRKDTLALKLSSRPSAPDRQAPERQTRMEYTGLSWQSKEQWEAIRTQIGTALTRRLSQRPTAEELEQRNILQPKNEADRQAEVREIKRRLTRKLSQRPTVAELQARKILRFHEYVEVTHAQDYDRRAEKPWTKLTPADKAAIRKELNEFKSSEMEVHEESRIYTRFHRP, from the exons ATGGCTG ATGATGAATGCAGCCACCAGCACAATAGCACAGGGAGTGAAGGGGGCGATAGCACTCCTCCCCCCAAGCGCAAGGGCAAGTTGTCTACACTGGGCAAGATCTTCAAACCTTGGAAatggagaaagaagaaaagcagCGAGAAGTTTAAGGAAACTTCAGAAG TTTTGGAAAGAAAGATGTCGATGAGAAGACCACGGGAGGAGCTGATCGAGCAGGGAGTCCTAAAGGAGCTTCCTGATAACG AGGCAGATGAGGCACATGGGTCCAAGCCACCATATGTGAAGAATGGCCACACGCTACCTGTAGGGGGCACCATTGGAAGCGGAAGTCGGGGAATTGAGTCAGTTCGGCCTACCTCTGAATTGCAATTCAGGGTCAATCCGGAGCGCAGGGGTCGTGACCCCTCTGATGCAGAGCGACGTGCAATATCTAGCCAGGATGACTGCTGGAGAGGAGGCCGGGTTGCAGTAGATGAGTGGAAGCCAAGTGTGGGCTGGCAGGGAGAGGAAATAAAGCATGGAGGCagaatccacacagacacagagagaaagccCGGTCTGATCAAAGCCCCTTCAGAGGATGGCAGAAGAACTCGCCCTGAAGTCGATTGGAAGCCAAGCCTTCCCCGACACTCATCCGCTGAGGAGGGCAGAGGAAGGCGAG AATCGGACAGCAGTCACTATATTCCCGACCCTGAGACACTGAGGGATACACTGCGAGAGCCTCTGCCCCCTAAGCAGACAATTATGACCCCCAAATGGCTGATGAGCTCCACCGCAGAATGTGGCACTGATGTCATGCAACACACACCCGTCCACAGCCCTGCAACCTCATTCTCCACCTCCGGATCCTCCAACTCTCCATCATCCTCTGTCCCCGGCGCAACCGCAAAGACCCTGCGGATGGCCCCGTCTGCTGTGGCCAGCGTGCCCCTGGGATCCTCTTTCACCCAGTCCTCCACCCAAGGGTTAATGCCAGCACAGCATGCTAGGCAGCCCCCACTCCCTCCACCCAAACCAGTCAACCGCACCACCAACGCTGCTATGCTGG CTTCCACCCTTCAAGGGGGTGATCCCTTTCCCCTCTACTGGTCCTGCTGGAAGCGTGAAGCTGACTATGATGTCTACCTGTCACTGCCCGTGTACTTATGCCGTCGGGCAGGAGGTGGGCGCACAG CTGAACTCACACAGGTTGTAGGAAGTGCCAACCCAGCTCAAGCTAAGCCATCGCCACCTATGCCCCCCAAGAGAACCACGCCGGTCACAAAGCGCCACACTGAGAACTCCACCCTTTCTATCGCCTCTCTGCCCTCAATGCTCTCTCCTGAGGACAGGGCAAATATCCCAGGAGGGTTCCCGCTCCCCCCGCCGCCACCGTCCCCACCTCTCCCCACGCACATACCACCCTCGCCTCCTCGAGGACACCCTCACCAGCTCTTCCACCAACACTCCTATCCTCATCCTCTCCCCGACCCATTACCTGTCCATTTTGACCCTCCGAGCCCGCAGGAAGAGCTGCCTACACGTCAAGCCCCAGTACCCCTGCACATCATGATCCAGCGTGCACTGATCAGCCCCGGAGCTGCCCTGCCTCACCTGGATGCCTCCCACCGTGCCCACTCGCTGCTGTTTGAAACCCCTCCAGAGTACCAAGGATCTCGCCCGCTGCCGGTCACCATCCAGcctttaaaaat GGCTGAAGATGACTACTctgatgaagaggaagaagaggaggaagatgaagaagaggaggaggaggaggaggaggatgaagatgagCCACCTCCTGAACACCTCCCTCCCCCTCAAATTCAGCCAGAGCTGGAGCCTCGTAGCCGCCGGTGCCTAGTGGGTGATGTGAACATCCGAATTATGCCAGAGGGATCAGACAgcagtgaggaagaggagagagaggaagatcaACAGGCTGATGAGAGTGACTCAGATGGCCCTGTGCTTTACAAAGAGGAGGAATCAGATGAAGAGGACGACAGTCCACCGA GTAGTCTGGCCAGCAGGGTGAAGAGGAAGGACACTTTGGCTCTGAAGCTGAGCAGTCGGCCTTCAGCCCCAGACAGACAGGCTCCTGAGAGGCAGACCAGAATGGAGTACACAGGTCTGTCGTGGCAGAGCAAAGAGCAGTGGGAGGCCATCCGCACACAGATTGGCACAGCACTCACACG ACGACTGAGCCAGAGGCCCACCGCTGAGGAGCTGGAACAGAGAAACATTCTCCAGC CCAAAAATGAAGCTGATCGGCAGGCAGAAGTTCGGGAGATTAAACGCAGGCTCACCAGAAAG TTAAGTCAGAGGCCAACAGTTGCTGAGTTACAGGCCAGAAAGATTCTGCGCTTCCATGAGTATGTGGAGGTCACACACGCTCAAGACTACGATCGTCGTGCTGAAAAACCATGGACCAAACTCACACCCGCCGACAAG GCTGCAATACGGAAGGAACTCAACGAGTTCAAAAGTTCTGAGATGGAAGTACATGAAGAAAGTAGAATTTATACAAG gtTTCATCGTCCATAA
- the phactr4b gene encoding phosphatase and actin regulator 4B isoform X5: MGQSFSLEIAGSQDTKKHTDDECSHQHNSTGSEGGDSTPPPKRKGKLSTLGKIFKPWKWRKKKSSEKFKETSEVLERKMSMRRPREELIEQGVLKELPDNEADEAHGSKPPYVKNGHTLPVGGTIGSGSRGIESVRPTSELQFRVNPERRGRDPSDAERRAISSQDDCWRGGRVAVDEWKPSVGWQGEEIKHGGRIHTDTERKPGLIKAPSEDGRRTRPEVDWKPSLPRHSSAEEGRGRRESDSSHYIPDPETLRDTLREPLPPKQTIMTPKWLMSSTAECGTDVMQHTPVHSPATSFSTSGSSNSPSSSVPGATAKTLRMAPSAVASVPLGSSFTQSSTQGLMPAQHARQPPLPPPKPVNRTTNAAMLAELTQVVGSANPAQAKPSPPMPPKRTTPVTKRHTENSTLSIASLPSMLSPEDRANIPGGFPLPPPPPSPPLPTHIPPSPPRGHPHQLFHQHSYPHPLPDPLPVHFDPPSPQEELPTRQAPVPLHIMIQRALISPGAALPHLDASHRAHSLLFETPPEYQGSRPLPVTIQPLKMAEDDYSDEEEEEEEDEEEEEEEEEDEDEPPPEHLPPPQIQPELEPRSRRCLVGDVNIRIMPEGSDSSEEEEREEDQQADESDSDGPVLYKEEESDEEDDSPPSSLASRVKRKDTLALKLSSRPSAPDRQAPERQTRMEYTGLSWQSKEQWEAIRTQIGTALTRRLSQRPTAEELEQRNILQPKNEADRQAEVREIKRRLTRKLSQRPTVAELQARKILRFHEYVEVTHAQDYDRRAEKPWTKLTPADKAAIRKELNEFKSSEMEVHEESRIYTRFHRP; the protein is encoded by the exons ATGGGACAGAGCTTTTCTCTGGAGATTGCAGGATCACAGGACACTAAAAAACACACTG ATGATGAATGCAGCCACCAGCACAATAGCACAGGGAGTGAAGGGGGCGATAGCACTCCTCCCCCCAAGCGCAAGGGCAAGTTGTCTACACTGGGCAAGATCTTCAAACCTTGGAAatggagaaagaagaaaagcagCGAGAAGTTTAAGGAAACTTCAGAAG TTTTGGAAAGAAAGATGTCGATGAGAAGACCACGGGAGGAGCTGATCGAGCAGGGAGTCCTAAAGGAGCTTCCTGATAACG AGGCAGATGAGGCACATGGGTCCAAGCCACCATATGTGAAGAATGGCCACACGCTACCTGTAGGGGGCACCATTGGAAGCGGAAGTCGGGGAATTGAGTCAGTTCGGCCTACCTCTGAATTGCAATTCAGGGTCAATCCGGAGCGCAGGGGTCGTGACCCCTCTGATGCAGAGCGACGTGCAATATCTAGCCAGGATGACTGCTGGAGAGGAGGCCGGGTTGCAGTAGATGAGTGGAAGCCAAGTGTGGGCTGGCAGGGAGAGGAAATAAAGCATGGAGGCagaatccacacagacacagagagaaagccCGGTCTGATCAAAGCCCCTTCAGAGGATGGCAGAAGAACTCGCCCTGAAGTCGATTGGAAGCCAAGCCTTCCCCGACACTCATCCGCTGAGGAGGGCAGAGGAAGGCGAG AATCGGACAGCAGTCACTATATTCCCGACCCTGAGACACTGAGGGATACACTGCGAGAGCCTCTGCCCCCTAAGCAGACAATTATGACCCCCAAATGGCTGATGAGCTCCACCGCAGAATGTGGCACTGATGTCATGCAACACACACCCGTCCACAGCCCTGCAACCTCATTCTCCACCTCCGGATCCTCCAACTCTCCATCATCCTCTGTCCCCGGCGCAACCGCAAAGACCCTGCGGATGGCCCCGTCTGCTGTGGCCAGCGTGCCCCTGGGATCCTCTTTCACCCAGTCCTCCACCCAAGGGTTAATGCCAGCACAGCATGCTAGGCAGCCCCCACTCCCTCCACCCAAACCAGTCAACCGCACCACCAACGCTGCTATGCTGG CTGAACTCACACAGGTTGTAGGAAGTGCCAACCCAGCTCAAGCTAAGCCATCGCCACCTATGCCCCCCAAGAGAACCACGCCGGTCACAAAGCGCCACACTGAGAACTCCACCCTTTCTATCGCCTCTCTGCCCTCAATGCTCTCTCCTGAGGACAGGGCAAATATCCCAGGAGGGTTCCCGCTCCCCCCGCCGCCACCGTCCCCACCTCTCCCCACGCACATACCACCCTCGCCTCCTCGAGGACACCCTCACCAGCTCTTCCACCAACACTCCTATCCTCATCCTCTCCCCGACCCATTACCTGTCCATTTTGACCCTCCGAGCCCGCAGGAAGAGCTGCCTACACGTCAAGCCCCAGTACCCCTGCACATCATGATCCAGCGTGCACTGATCAGCCCCGGAGCTGCCCTGCCTCACCTGGATGCCTCCCACCGTGCCCACTCGCTGCTGTTTGAAACCCCTCCAGAGTACCAAGGATCTCGCCCGCTGCCGGTCACCATCCAGcctttaaaaat GGCTGAAGATGACTACTctgatgaagaggaagaagaggaggaagatgaagaagaggaggaggaggaggaggaggatgaagatgagCCACCTCCTGAACACCTCCCTCCCCCTCAAATTCAGCCAGAGCTGGAGCCTCGTAGCCGCCGGTGCCTAGTGGGTGATGTGAACATCCGAATTATGCCAGAGGGATCAGACAgcagtgaggaagaggagagagaggaagatcaACAGGCTGATGAGAGTGACTCAGATGGCCCTGTGCTTTACAAAGAGGAGGAATCAGATGAAGAGGACGACAGTCCACCGA GTAGTCTGGCCAGCAGGGTGAAGAGGAAGGACACTTTGGCTCTGAAGCTGAGCAGTCGGCCTTCAGCCCCAGACAGACAGGCTCCTGAGAGGCAGACCAGAATGGAGTACACAGGTCTGTCGTGGCAGAGCAAAGAGCAGTGGGAGGCCATCCGCACACAGATTGGCACAGCACTCACACG ACGACTGAGCCAGAGGCCCACCGCTGAGGAGCTGGAACAGAGAAACATTCTCCAGC CCAAAAATGAAGCTGATCGGCAGGCAGAAGTTCGGGAGATTAAACGCAGGCTCACCAGAAAG TTAAGTCAGAGGCCAACAGTTGCTGAGTTACAGGCCAGAAAGATTCTGCGCTTCCATGAGTATGTGGAGGTCACACACGCTCAAGACTACGATCGTCGTGCTGAAAAACCATGGACCAAACTCACACCCGCCGACAAG GCTGCAATACGGAAGGAACTCAACGAGTTCAAAAGTTCTGAGATGGAAGTACATGAAGAAAGTAGAATTTATACAAG gtTTCATCGTCCATAA
- the phactr4b gene encoding phosphatase and actin regulator 4B isoform X1: MGQSFSLEIAGSQDTKKHTDDECSHQHNSTGSEGGDSTPPPKRKGKLSTLGKIFKPWKWRKKKSSEKFKETSEVLERKMSMRRPREELIEQGVLKELPDNEADEAHGSKPPYVKNGHTLPVGGTIGSGSRGIESVRPTSELQFRVNPERRGRDPSDAERRAISSQDDCWRGGRVAVDEWKPSVGWQGEEIKHGGRIHTDTERKPGLIKAPSEDGRRTRPEVDWKPSLPRHSSAEEGRGRRESDSSHYIPDPETLRDTLREPLPPKQTIMTPKWLMSSTAECGTDVMQHTPVHSPATSFSTSGSSNSPSSSVPGATAKTLRMAPSAVASVPLGSSFTQSSTQGLMPAQHARQPPLPPPKPVNRTTNAAMLASTLQGGDPFPLYWSCWKREADYDVYLSLPVYLCRRAGGGRTAELTQVVGSANPAQAKPSPPMPPKRTTPVTKRHTENSTLSIASLPSMLSPEDRANIPGGFPLPPPPPSPPLPTHIPPSPPRGHPHQLFHQHSYPHPLPDPLPVHFDPPSPQEELPTRQAPVPLHIMIQRALISPGAALPHLDASHRAHSLLFETPPEYQGSRPLPVTIQPLKMAEDDYSDEEEEEEEDEEEEEEEEEDEDEPPPEHLPPPQIQPELEPRSRRCLVGDVNIRIMPEGSDSSEEEEREEDQQADESDSDGPVLYKEEESDEEDDSPPSSLASRVKRKDTLALKLSSRPSAPDRQAPERQTRMEYTGLSWQSKEQWEAIRTQIGTALTRRLSQRPTAEELEQRNILQPKNEADRQAEVREIKRRLTRKLSQRPTVAELQARKILRFHEYVEVTHAQDYDRRAEKPWTKLTPADKAAIRKELNEFKSSEMEVHEESRIYTRFHRP, from the exons ATGGGACAGAGCTTTTCTCTGGAGATTGCAGGATCACAGGACACTAAAAAACACACTG ATGATGAATGCAGCCACCAGCACAATAGCACAGGGAGTGAAGGGGGCGATAGCACTCCTCCCCCCAAGCGCAAGGGCAAGTTGTCTACACTGGGCAAGATCTTCAAACCTTGGAAatggagaaagaagaaaagcagCGAGAAGTTTAAGGAAACTTCAGAAG TTTTGGAAAGAAAGATGTCGATGAGAAGACCACGGGAGGAGCTGATCGAGCAGGGAGTCCTAAAGGAGCTTCCTGATAACG AGGCAGATGAGGCACATGGGTCCAAGCCACCATATGTGAAGAATGGCCACACGCTACCTGTAGGGGGCACCATTGGAAGCGGAAGTCGGGGAATTGAGTCAGTTCGGCCTACCTCTGAATTGCAATTCAGGGTCAATCCGGAGCGCAGGGGTCGTGACCCCTCTGATGCAGAGCGACGTGCAATATCTAGCCAGGATGACTGCTGGAGAGGAGGCCGGGTTGCAGTAGATGAGTGGAAGCCAAGTGTGGGCTGGCAGGGAGAGGAAATAAAGCATGGAGGCagaatccacacagacacagagagaaagccCGGTCTGATCAAAGCCCCTTCAGAGGATGGCAGAAGAACTCGCCCTGAAGTCGATTGGAAGCCAAGCCTTCCCCGACACTCATCCGCTGAGGAGGGCAGAGGAAGGCGAG AATCGGACAGCAGTCACTATATTCCCGACCCTGAGACACTGAGGGATACACTGCGAGAGCCTCTGCCCCCTAAGCAGACAATTATGACCCCCAAATGGCTGATGAGCTCCACCGCAGAATGTGGCACTGATGTCATGCAACACACACCCGTCCACAGCCCTGCAACCTCATTCTCCACCTCCGGATCCTCCAACTCTCCATCATCCTCTGTCCCCGGCGCAACCGCAAAGACCCTGCGGATGGCCCCGTCTGCTGTGGCCAGCGTGCCCCTGGGATCCTCTTTCACCCAGTCCTCCACCCAAGGGTTAATGCCAGCACAGCATGCTAGGCAGCCCCCACTCCCTCCACCCAAACCAGTCAACCGCACCACCAACGCTGCTATGCTGG CTTCCACCCTTCAAGGGGGTGATCCCTTTCCCCTCTACTGGTCCTGCTGGAAGCGTGAAGCTGACTATGATGTCTACCTGTCACTGCCCGTGTACTTATGCCGTCGGGCAGGAGGTGGGCGCACAG CTGAACTCACACAGGTTGTAGGAAGTGCCAACCCAGCTCAAGCTAAGCCATCGCCACCTATGCCCCCCAAGAGAACCACGCCGGTCACAAAGCGCCACACTGAGAACTCCACCCTTTCTATCGCCTCTCTGCCCTCAATGCTCTCTCCTGAGGACAGGGCAAATATCCCAGGAGGGTTCCCGCTCCCCCCGCCGCCACCGTCCCCACCTCTCCCCACGCACATACCACCCTCGCCTCCTCGAGGACACCCTCACCAGCTCTTCCACCAACACTCCTATCCTCATCCTCTCCCCGACCCATTACCTGTCCATTTTGACCCTCCGAGCCCGCAGGAAGAGCTGCCTACACGTCAAGCCCCAGTACCCCTGCACATCATGATCCAGCGTGCACTGATCAGCCCCGGAGCTGCCCTGCCTCACCTGGATGCCTCCCACCGTGCCCACTCGCTGCTGTTTGAAACCCCTCCAGAGTACCAAGGATCTCGCCCGCTGCCGGTCACCATCCAGcctttaaaaat GGCTGAAGATGACTACTctgatgaagaggaagaagaggaggaagatgaagaagaggaggaggaggaggaggaggatgaagatgagCCACCTCCTGAACACCTCCCTCCCCCTCAAATTCAGCCAGAGCTGGAGCCTCGTAGCCGCCGGTGCCTAGTGGGTGATGTGAACATCCGAATTATGCCAGAGGGATCAGACAgcagtgaggaagaggagagagaggaagatcaACAGGCTGATGAGAGTGACTCAGATGGCCCTGTGCTTTACAAAGAGGAGGAATCAGATGAAGAGGACGACAGTCCACCGA GTAGTCTGGCCAGCAGGGTGAAGAGGAAGGACACTTTGGCTCTGAAGCTGAGCAGTCGGCCTTCAGCCCCAGACAGACAGGCTCCTGAGAGGCAGACCAGAATGGAGTACACAGGTCTGTCGTGGCAGAGCAAAGAGCAGTGGGAGGCCATCCGCACACAGATTGGCACAGCACTCACACG ACGACTGAGCCAGAGGCCCACCGCTGAGGAGCTGGAACAGAGAAACATTCTCCAGC CCAAAAATGAAGCTGATCGGCAGGCAGAAGTTCGGGAGATTAAACGCAGGCTCACCAGAAAG TTAAGTCAGAGGCCAACAGTTGCTGAGTTACAGGCCAGAAAGATTCTGCGCTTCCATGAGTATGTGGAGGTCACACACGCTCAAGACTACGATCGTCGTGCTGAAAAACCATGGACCAAACTCACACCCGCCGACAAG GCTGCAATACGGAAGGAACTCAACGAGTTCAAAAGTTCTGAGATGGAAGTACATGAAGAAAGTAGAATTTATACAAG gtTTCATCGTCCATAA
- the phactr4b gene encoding phosphatase and actin regulator 4B isoform X3, giving the protein MENLDDECSHQHNSTGSEGGDSTPPPKRKGKLSTLGKIFKPWKWRKKKSSEKFKETSEVLERKMSMRRPREELIEQGVLKELPDNEADEAHGSKPPYVKNGHTLPVGGTIGSGSRGIESVRPTSELQFRVNPERRGRDPSDAERRAISSQDDCWRGGRVAVDEWKPSVGWQGEEIKHGGRIHTDTERKPGLIKAPSEDGRRTRPEVDWKPSLPRHSSAEEGRGRRESDSSHYIPDPETLRDTLREPLPPKQTIMTPKWLMSSTAECGTDVMQHTPVHSPATSFSTSGSSNSPSSSVPGATAKTLRMAPSAVASVPLGSSFTQSSTQGLMPAQHARQPPLPPPKPVNRTTNAAMLASTLQGGDPFPLYWSCWKREADYDVYLSLPVYLCRRAGGGRTAELTQVVGSANPAQAKPSPPMPPKRTTPVTKRHTENSTLSIASLPSMLSPEDRANIPGGFPLPPPPPSPPLPTHIPPSPPRGHPHQLFHQHSYPHPLPDPLPVHFDPPSPQEELPTRQAPVPLHIMIQRALISPGAALPHLDASHRAHSLLFETPPEYQGSRPLPVTIQPLKMAEDDYSDEEEEEEEDEEEEEEEEEDEDEPPPEHLPPPQIQPELEPRSRRCLVGDVNIRIMPEGSDSSEEEEREEDQQADESDSDGPVLYKEEESDEEDDSPPSSLASRVKRKDTLALKLSSRPSAPDRQAPERQTRMEYTGLSWQSKEQWEAIRTQIGTALTRRLSQRPTAEELEQRNILQPKNEADRQAEVREIKRRLTRKLSQRPTVAELQARKILRFHEYVEVTHAQDYDRRAEKPWTKLTPADKAAIRKELNEFKSSEMEVHEESRIYTRFHRP; this is encoded by the exons ATGGAAAATCTTG ATGATGAATGCAGCCACCAGCACAATAGCACAGGGAGTGAAGGGGGCGATAGCACTCCTCCCCCCAAGCGCAAGGGCAAGTTGTCTACACTGGGCAAGATCTTCAAACCTTGGAAatggagaaagaagaaaagcagCGAGAAGTTTAAGGAAACTTCAGAAG TTTTGGAAAGAAAGATGTCGATGAGAAGACCACGGGAGGAGCTGATCGAGCAGGGAGTCCTAAAGGAGCTTCCTGATAACG AGGCAGATGAGGCACATGGGTCCAAGCCACCATATGTGAAGAATGGCCACACGCTACCTGTAGGGGGCACCATTGGAAGCGGAAGTCGGGGAATTGAGTCAGTTCGGCCTACCTCTGAATTGCAATTCAGGGTCAATCCGGAGCGCAGGGGTCGTGACCCCTCTGATGCAGAGCGACGTGCAATATCTAGCCAGGATGACTGCTGGAGAGGAGGCCGGGTTGCAGTAGATGAGTGGAAGCCAAGTGTGGGCTGGCAGGGAGAGGAAATAAAGCATGGAGGCagaatccacacagacacagagagaaagccCGGTCTGATCAAAGCCCCTTCAGAGGATGGCAGAAGAACTCGCCCTGAAGTCGATTGGAAGCCAAGCCTTCCCCGACACTCATCCGCTGAGGAGGGCAGAGGAAGGCGAG AATCGGACAGCAGTCACTATATTCCCGACCCTGAGACACTGAGGGATACACTGCGAGAGCCTCTGCCCCCTAAGCAGACAATTATGACCCCCAAATGGCTGATGAGCTCCACCGCAGAATGTGGCACTGATGTCATGCAACACACACCCGTCCACAGCCCTGCAACCTCATTCTCCACCTCCGGATCCTCCAACTCTCCATCATCCTCTGTCCCCGGCGCAACCGCAAAGACCCTGCGGATGGCCCCGTCTGCTGTGGCCAGCGTGCCCCTGGGATCCTCTTTCACCCAGTCCTCCACCCAAGGGTTAATGCCAGCACAGCATGCTAGGCAGCCCCCACTCCCTCCACCCAAACCAGTCAACCGCACCACCAACGCTGCTATGCTGG CTTCCACCCTTCAAGGGGGTGATCCCTTTCCCCTCTACTGGTCCTGCTGGAAGCGTGAAGCTGACTATGATGTCTACCTGTCACTGCCCGTGTACTTATGCCGTCGGGCAGGAGGTGGGCGCACAG CTGAACTCACACAGGTTGTAGGAAGTGCCAACCCAGCTCAAGCTAAGCCATCGCCACCTATGCCCCCCAAGAGAACCACGCCGGTCACAAAGCGCCACACTGAGAACTCCACCCTTTCTATCGCCTCTCTGCCCTCAATGCTCTCTCCTGAGGACAGGGCAAATATCCCAGGAGGGTTCCCGCTCCCCCCGCCGCCACCGTCCCCACCTCTCCCCACGCACATACCACCCTCGCCTCCTCGAGGACACCCTCACCAGCTCTTCCACCAACACTCCTATCCTCATCCTCTCCCCGACCCATTACCTGTCCATTTTGACCCTCCGAGCCCGCAGGAAGAGCTGCCTACACGTCAAGCCCCAGTACCCCTGCACATCATGATCCAGCGTGCACTGATCAGCCCCGGAGCTGCCCTGCCTCACCTGGATGCCTCCCACCGTGCCCACTCGCTGCTGTTTGAAACCCCTCCAGAGTACCAAGGATCTCGCCCGCTGCCGGTCACCATCCAGcctttaaaaat GGCTGAAGATGACTACTctgatgaagaggaagaagaggaggaagatgaagaagaggaggaggaggaggaggaggatgaagatgagCCACCTCCTGAACACCTCCCTCCCCCTCAAATTCAGCCAGAGCTGGAGCCTCGTAGCCGCCGGTGCCTAGTGGGTGATGTGAACATCCGAATTATGCCAGAGGGATCAGACAgcagtgaggaagaggagagagaggaagatcaACAGGCTGATGAGAGTGACTCAGATGGCCCTGTGCTTTACAAAGAGGAGGAATCAGATGAAGAGGACGACAGTCCACCGA GTAGTCTGGCCAGCAGGGTGAAGAGGAAGGACACTTTGGCTCTGAAGCTGAGCAGTCGGCCTTCAGCCCCAGACAGACAGGCTCCTGAGAGGCAGACCAGAATGGAGTACACAGGTCTGTCGTGGCAGAGCAAAGAGCAGTGGGAGGCCATCCGCACACAGATTGGCACAGCACTCACACG ACGACTGAGCCAGAGGCCCACCGCTGAGGAGCTGGAACAGAGAAACATTCTCCAGC CCAAAAATGAAGCTGATCGGCAGGCAGAAGTTCGGGAGATTAAACGCAGGCTCACCAGAAAG TTAAGTCAGAGGCCAACAGTTGCTGAGTTACAGGCCAGAAAGATTCTGCGCTTCCATGAGTATGTGGAGGTCACACACGCTCAAGACTACGATCGTCGTGCTGAAAAACCATGGACCAAACTCACACCCGCCGACAAG GCTGCAATACGGAAGGAACTCAACGAGTTCAAAAGTTCTGAGATGGAAGTACATGAAGAAAGTAGAATTTATACAAG gtTTCATCGTCCATAA